One genomic window of Campylobacter fetus subsp. fetus includes the following:
- a CDS encoding cytochrome b/b6 domain-containing protein: protein MNKSYIWGFGSRFCHITLIISFILSYLFIETETSLYYHAVFGIVFGVAIAFRVIWGFIGTKYSKFSDFKFKGIMEYLLPTYSQKKHYTGHNPASSIAAVVIMVLGTIVLVSGLMMYGLSENSGIFAFLYTHYSKFRFVQNIHFISSNLLLWVVIIHICGATIDKFIDKNDAVDSMISGYKKTSINVSISMNNTQKAFCAFWVAAIVCTGAYLALYKSNIVLQSRASKIDYTNLNKNFAKECGSCHIIYPPFLLPQKPWEIMMSNLENHFGDDASIDDETNRNILEFLVKNAAQNTDNKIAFNILQNTQDNEISITKYKYWIDSHKNIDEKVFKYVDIKSKSNCGACHKNIENGIIQKSLINYKKL from the coding sequence GTGAATAAAAGTTATATATGGGGTTTTGGCTCGAGATTTTGTCATATAACACTTATAATAAGTTTTATTTTATCATACCTGTTTATAGAGACGGAAACTTCTTTATACTATCACGCGGTGTTTGGTATTGTGTTTGGCGTGGCAATAGCTTTTCGCGTGATTTGGGGATTTATCGGTACTAAATACTCAAAATTTAGTGATTTTAAATTTAAAGGAATAATGGAATATCTACTACCTACGTATTCACAAAAAAAGCATTATACGGGGCATAATCCGGCATCAAGTATAGCTGCTGTCGTCATTATGGTTTTGGGAACTATCGTTTTGGTATCTGGACTAATGATGTACGGTTTGAGCGAAAATAGCGGAATATTTGCGTTTTTATACACTCATTATAGTAAATTTCGGTTTGTACAAAACATACACTTCATCTCTTCAAATTTACTTTTATGGGTAGTTATAATACATATATGCGGTGCAACTATAGATAAATTTATAGATAAAAACGACGCCGTGGATTCGATGATAAGCGGATATAAAAAAACTTCAATAAACGTAAGTATAAGCATGAACAATACACAAAAAGCATTTTGTGCATTTTGGGTAGCGGCTATAGTTTGCACAGGTGCGTACTTGGCGCTTTACAAATCAAACATAGTTTTACAAAGCAGAGCTTCAAAGATAGACTACACAAATTTAAACAAAAATTTTGCTAAAGAGTGCGGAAGCTGCCATATCATATATCCTCCGTTTTTGCTGCCTCAAAAGCCGTGGGAAATAATGATGTCAAATTTAGAAAATCATTTTGGCGATGACGCGTCTATAGATGATGAAACAAATAGAAATATACTCGAGTTCTTAGTGAAAAATGCGGCTCAAAATACAGACAATAAAATAGCTTTTAATATCTTACAAAATACTCAAGACAATGAAATATCCATAACAAAATATAAATACTGGATAGATAGTCATAAAAATATAGATGAAAAAGTATTTAAATACGTAGATATAAAATCAAAATCAAACTGCGGCGCATGTCATAAAAACATAGAAAATGGTATAATTCAAAAGAGCTTGATAAATTATAAAAAATTATAG
- a CDS encoding diheme cytochrome c — MRILIVVCLAFIMLYAKGPKGPEVRPVDNDLYKKECASCHFGYQPGLMSSKSWIWIMQNLENHYGSDASIDEQSSKDILAYLLSNASEKALMYKRSVKLTKSMQNGVLYKSITEIPYHIKKHKKLEKWMINQKEVKTLSNCSACHKYADKGMYGKKGIDIPNYGQWRE, encoded by the coding sequence ATGAGAATTTTAATAGTCGTATGTTTGGCTTTTATAATGTTGTATGCGAAAGGTCCTAAGGGTCCCGAGGTAAGACCCGTGGATAATGATCTGTATAAAAAAGAGTGTGCTAGCTGTCATTTTGGCTATCAACCAGGATTAATGTCTAGCAAGTCATGGATATGGATAATGCAAAACTTGGAAAATCACTACGGAAGCGATGCTAGTATAGATGAGCAAAGTAGTAAAGATATACTAGCATATCTTTTATCAAATGCAAGCGAAAAAGCACTTATGTATAAAAGAAGCGTTAAGCTAACAAAATCAATGCAAAACGGAGTTTTATACAAATCTATCACGGAAATTCCATATCACATAAAAAAACATAAAAAGCTGGAAAAATGGATGATAAATCAAAAAGAGGTAAAAACTCTATCAAACTGTAGTGCATGTCATAAATACGCCGATAAAGGTATGTATGGAAAAAAAGGGATAGATATACCAAATTACGGACAATGGCGTGAATAA
- a CDS encoding DUF1924 domain-containing protein, which translates to MKKIVYALACACMMSGTAIGAELNTQMKAYIESLKAEILKNDRNFKDFDADRGEAIFKTKSIGKNGQNISCESCHGSDLTKSANNVFTNKILEPLSPNANSSRLTDVKDVQKWLKRNFKDVYQREGTALEKGDVLYYILSK; encoded by the coding sequence ATGAAAAAAATAGTTTATGCGTTAGCCTGTGCTTGTATGATGAGTGGCACGGCTATTGGAGCTGAGCTAAATACACAGATGAAAGCGTACATAGAGAGTTTAAAAGCTGAAATTTTGAAAAATGATAGGAATTTTAAGGATTTTGATGCTGATCGCGGAGAAGCGATATTTAAAACAAAAAGCATAGGGAAAAACGGTCAAAATATATCTTGTGAAAGCTGTCACGGAAGCGATCTTACAAAAAGTGCAAACAACGTATTTACGAATAAAATATTGGAGCCGCTATCGCCTAATGCAAATAGCTCAAGACTTACGGACGTAAAAGACGTGCAAAAATGGCTTAAAAGAAATTTTAAAGACGTATATCAAAGAGAAGGAACTGCACTAGAAAAAGGTGATGTTCTTTACTATATCTTATCAAAGTAA